From a single Planctellipticum variicoloris genomic region:
- the hrpB gene encoding ATP-dependent helicase HrpB — translation MALAPLPIDAVLPELTAAVGRSAATVLQAPTGAGKTTRVPPALLTDSGQVVLLQPRRVAARAAARRMAQELNCRVGDLVGYQVRFDSQVTAKTRIVVMTEGILVRRLLDDPFLEGVSTVLFDEFHERHLDTDLALGMIRRVQQTVRPDLRVVVMSATLDPEPIAAFFGGAEIVRCTVPRFPVEIDYRSPPDVRNLSAIAAAGVAELLDRVAGDLLVFLPGVGEIRQTQEALSHLVEQHRLELLPLYGELSAEEQDRVFAPSERRRVILATNIAETSLTIPGIAGVVDTGVARQLQYDADLGLNRLELRPISKASADQRAGRAGRLGPGVCLRMWSEASQRVRPDHETPEIRRTDLAGVVLQLLSWGEADVRAFPWFEAPAESAVERAEQLLTLLDAIDGTEITELGQQLVKLPVHPRLARLLFEGARGGASHKAALIAALLSEREPFRREERRRTAKHQSPSDLLDQADALEQFARSGRTDAEAGTIAPGAARFVLDSARQLERLTRDSDSGSSKPSDVSATESLLRAILAAFPDRLAKRREPGGRKALMVGGRGVILSESSAVRDCELFVCVDLDSSSGEAFVRRASAVERSWLPAEHLTTRVDVEFEPTTERLQARRRVYWLDLVLEETPTALPEGDATAQTLAAAALRAWDRVFPADDPAVTQLLARLRCLREWLPDADLPAWTESELQSLLPELAYGCRSFAELRQARWLDVLQSRLTGPQRQLLDREAPERLTVPSGSRVALTYEPGRPPVLAVRIQEIFGWLTTPRIAGGRIPVLLHLLAPNHRPQQITDDLSSFWKNAYPIVRGELRRRYPKHAWPDDPYAAQAERRPQRK, via the coding sequence TTGGCTCTTGCCCCCCTCCCCATCGACGCCGTCCTTCCGGAACTGACCGCCGCGGTCGGCCGCAGTGCCGCCACGGTTCTGCAGGCGCCGACCGGGGCCGGCAAGACCACCCGCGTGCCGCCGGCCCTGCTCACCGACAGCGGCCAGGTCGTCCTGCTGCAACCCCGCCGCGTCGCCGCCCGCGCCGCCGCCCGGCGGATGGCGCAGGAACTGAACTGCCGCGTCGGCGATCTCGTCGGCTACCAGGTCCGCTTCGACTCGCAGGTCACGGCGAAGACCCGCATCGTCGTGATGACTGAAGGCATCCTCGTCCGTCGCCTGCTCGACGATCCCTTCCTCGAAGGAGTCTCGACGGTCCTCTTCGACGAATTTCACGAACGGCATCTCGATACCGATCTGGCGCTCGGCATGATCCGCCGCGTGCAGCAGACCGTCCGGCCTGATCTTCGCGTCGTCGTGATGTCCGCCACGCTCGATCCCGAACCGATCGCCGCCTTCTTCGGCGGGGCCGAAATCGTCCGCTGCACGGTCCCGCGGTTTCCGGTCGAGATCGACTACCGCTCGCCCCCCGACGTCCGGAATCTCTCCGCCATCGCCGCCGCAGGCGTCGCCGAACTGCTCGATCGCGTGGCCGGCGATCTGCTCGTCTTCCTGCCCGGCGTCGGGGAAATCCGCCAGACTCAGGAAGCCCTCTCCCATCTCGTCGAACAGCATCGGCTCGAACTGCTGCCCCTCTACGGCGAACTCTCCGCCGAGGAACAAGACCGCGTATTCGCCCCTTCCGAACGTCGCCGCGTGATCCTGGCCACGAACATCGCCGAAACGTCGCTCACGATTCCGGGGATCGCCGGCGTCGTCGATACCGGCGTCGCCCGCCAGCTTCAATACGACGCCGACCTGGGTTTGAACCGCCTCGAACTCCGACCCATCTCGAAAGCCTCCGCCGACCAGCGGGCCGGGCGGGCCGGACGACTCGGCCCCGGCGTCTGTCTGCGGATGTGGTCGGAAGCCTCTCAGCGCGTTCGGCCCGATCACGAAACGCCCGAAATCCGCCGGACCGACCTCGCGGGCGTCGTGCTGCAACTCCTGAGCTGGGGCGAAGCCGACGTCCGCGCCTTCCCCTGGTTCGAAGCCCCCGCCGAGTCCGCCGTCGAACGGGCCGAACAGCTATTGACGCTGCTGGATGCCATCGACGGAACGGAAATCACCGAACTCGGCCAGCAGCTCGTGAAGCTGCCGGTCCATCCCCGTCTGGCTCGATTGCTGTTCGAAGGGGCGCGGGGGGGAGCTTCCCACAAAGCCGCTCTCATCGCGGCGCTCCTCTCGGAACGGGAACCGTTCCGCCGCGAAGAACGCCGGCGGACCGCGAAGCATCAGTCACCGTCCGATCTGCTCGACCAGGCCGACGCCCTCGAACAGTTCGCCCGCTCGGGGCGGACCGATGCGGAGGCGGGCACGATCGCCCCCGGCGCCGCCCGCTTCGTTCTCGACTCCGCCCGCCAGCTCGAACGACTGACTCGCGATTCCGACAGCGGCAGTTCAAAGCCCTCGGACGTCTCCGCGACGGAATCGCTCCTGCGCGCAATTCTCGCCGCCTTCCCGGACCGACTGGCGAAACGTCGCGAACCCGGCGGTCGTAAGGCCCTGATGGTCGGCGGCCGGGGGGTGATCCTTTCGGAATCCTCCGCCGTGCGGGACTGCGAGCTCTTCGTCTGCGTCGATCTCGACTCCTCCTCGGGCGAGGCCTTCGTCCGACGGGCGTCCGCCGTCGAACGGAGCTGGCTGCCGGCCGAGCATCTGACAACCCGCGTCGACGTCGAGTTCGAACCGACGACCGAACGGCTGCAGGCCCGTCGGCGGGTCTACTGGCTCGATCTCGTCCTCGAAGAGACGCCGACAGCGCTTCCCGAAGGAGACGCAACCGCCCAGACTCTCGCGGCGGCGGCCCTCAGGGCCTGGGACCGCGTCTTTCCCGCCGATGACCCCGCGGTGACGCAGTTGCTGGCCCGCCTGCGCTGTCTGCGCGAGTGGCTGCCCGATGCCGATCTCCCCGCGTGGACCGAATCGGAACTGCAGAGCCTGCTGCCGGAACTGGCGTACGGTTGCCGGTCGTTCGCCGAGTTGCGCCAGGCCCGCTGGCTCGACGTTCTGCAATCCCGCCTCACCGGTCCGCAACGGCAGCTTCTAGACCGCGAAGCCCCCGAACGGCTGACGGTCCCGAGCGGCAGCCGCGTGGCCCTCACCTACGAACCGGGCCGGCCGCCCGTCCTTGCCGTCAGGATCCAGGAGATCTTCGGCTGGCTGACGACTCCCCGCATCGCAGGCGGCCGGATTCCGGTGCTGCTCCACCTGCTCGCCCCGAACCACCGCCCGCAGCAGATCACCGACGACCTGTCGTCATTCTGGAAAAATGCGTATCCGATTGTCCGCGGCGAGCTCCGTCGCCGGTATCCGAAACACGCCTGGCCGGACGATCCGTACGCGGCGCAGGCGGAACGCCGGCCGCAGCGGAAGTGA
- a CDS encoding S8 family serine peptidase, translated as MPFCNTRFLRCALLTGLVAGSILVPAAPAESAAPGKVDVLIAFRKVPGQAEQNLVKANGGTVRRTYQIVPAFAVELPMKAAEALAKHKDVAIIEPDGLIEAVDAELDAVWGVKKIGAGIAHTSNPAYKGLGINVAVIDSGVDYNHADLKPNYRGGYDFVNNDSDPMDDNGHGTHCAGTIAAADNDAGVVGVAPSVNLYALKVLDATGSGSYSNMIAALDWCVKNSVPIDITNNSYGSSANPGSIVETAFINAHNAGILNIAAAGNYGTSAGTEDNVIYPARYASVLAVGATTSGDVRSSFSCTGPAVELAAPGSSIYSTLPGGRYGYYSGTSMACPHAVGAAAVLLEAGRGQYGASATNEYIWDMLKASALDLGTAGSDTWYGSGRVQVDYGVATVGLTAPSAPAPAPAPAPTPPPAIIGMKVKSIAYAAVGAKKADLQVTVTIVDQNGTAVTGAVVSAAIKCSTVATTYGGTATTNTKGQVVYKISKAPKGTWTTTVSNVTKSGYQWDQSSPANSYQKK; from the coding sequence ATGCCGTTTTGCAACACACGGTTCTTGCGCTGCGCCCTGTTGACCGGTCTGGTTGCCGGCTCGATCCTCGTCCCGGCGGCGCCGGCCGAGAGTGCCGCCCCCGGGAAGGTGGATGTCCTGATCGCCTTCCGCAAGGTCCCCGGCCAGGCCGAGCAGAATCTGGTCAAGGCGAACGGCGGAACCGTTCGTCGCACGTACCAGATCGTGCCGGCGTTTGCGGTGGAGTTGCCGATGAAGGCGGCCGAAGCGCTCGCCAAGCACAAGGACGTGGCGATCATCGAGCCGGACGGACTGATCGAGGCGGTCGACGCCGAGCTGGATGCGGTCTGGGGCGTCAAGAAAATCGGCGCGGGAATCGCCCACACGAGCAACCCCGCCTACAAGGGCCTCGGGATCAATGTGGCGGTGATCGATTCCGGCGTGGATTACAACCACGCCGATCTCAAGCCGAATTACCGCGGCGGGTATGACTTCGTGAATAACGACAGCGACCCGATGGACGACAACGGGCACGGGACGCACTGCGCCGGCACGATTGCGGCGGCGGACAACGACGCGGGCGTGGTGGGGGTGGCCCCGTCGGTCAATCTGTATGCGCTGAAAGTTCTCGATGCCACGGGAAGCGGCTCGTACAGCAACATGATTGCCGCGCTCGACTGGTGCGTGAAGAACAGCGTGCCGATCGACATTACGAATAACAGCTACGGGAGCAGTGCGAATCCCGGCAGCATCGTCGAGACGGCGTTTATTAACGCCCACAACGCGGGGATCCTGAACATCGCCGCTGCCGGGAACTATGGCACGTCCGCCGGGACGGAAGACAACGTGATTTATCCGGCCCGGTACGCCTCGGTGCTGGCGGTGGGGGCGACGACCAGCGGCGACGTGCGGTCGTCGTTCTCGTGCACGGGGCCGGCGGTGGAGCTGGCGGCGCCGGGTTCGAGCATCTACTCGACGCTGCCGGGTGGGCGATATGGGTACTACTCGGGGACATCCATGGCGTGCCCGCACGCCGTGGGGGCGGCGGCCGTGCTGCTGGAAGCCGGTCGCGGCCAGTACGGCGCTTCGGCGACGAATGAGTACATTTGGGACATGCTGAAGGCTTCGGCCCTGGACCTGGGAACGGCCGGTTCGGACACGTGGTACGGATCGGGCCGGGTGCAGGTGGATTACGGCGTGGCCACAGTCGGTCTGACCGCCCCCAGTGCCCCCGCTCCGGCCCCAGCACCTGCGCCGACTCCGCCGCCCGCGATTATTGGTATGAAGGTCAAGTCAATTGCCTATGCCGCGGTGGGCGCCAAGAAAGCCGATCTGCAGGTGACCGTGACGATCGTCGACCAGAACGGGACAGCCGTCACGGGAGCTGTGGTGTCGGCCGCGATCAAGTGCAGCACGGTGGCGACGACGTACGGCGGCACGGCGACGACCAACACCAAGGGGCAGGTGGTTTACAAGATCTCGAAGGCCCCGAAGGGAACTTGGACGACGACCGTCAGCAATGTGACGAAATCGGGTTACCAGTGGGATCAGAGCTCGCCGGCGAATTCGTACCAGAAGAAGTAA
- a CDS encoding ABC transporter permease subunit/CPBP intramembrane protease, with the protein MESPEPEMRRLAPAAARWTPRWMRLAAKELREILRDRRTLLTLLLMPLLVYPLLGVSFQKVMFSQIDPGVRVEHTVVFETTHAAQLFEGRFRDGDQILKRRRGEVASPTETPDAAKPVDRPKLRFLTPEGSEQRLDVEEQLRERMAELGVKVVPADGDAGKAGAVQCELIAVAGWQNSREAREYVEERLLAVNDAYARTVLREYAPQVFLPLELSRRTIAGESGPAISLAALAPLILILMTVTGAVYPAIDLTAGERERGTLEALISAPVPRYELLLGKYVAVLTVAILTAIANSVAMIGTLYSIGLDKLLLGDGGYQPIVFVQLFGLLVLFAGFFSAVLLILTSFARSFKEAQAYLIPLMLLSLAPGVFSLLPGLEFTAALAVTPLINIVVLARDLLDGRANPALAATAILSTALYTAGALAWAARVFGTDAMLYASEGTWKDWLRRPEHVAAGPTWLQGLFSLVVLFPAFILLGGLPARWFEHAPPLMLVGTSTVTILLFALWPAAFAFWTRIPQTKAFSLAPVRWTGFAGAALLGVSLWPWAYELEIWLLPADRLEMLEGFSERIAAFLKAVPLWGRLVALALVPAVCEELFFRGWLYAAIATRCRAVGTIVITGTLFGVLHVVVRDSVLWERFFPTCFLGLILGVVRWRTGSVLPGILLHVLHNGLLLSLSDAPKWITRWGLDVEGRQHLPAGWLIGAAVLTVAGALLIAIRVGSTRDRETPPS; encoded by the coding sequence ATGGAGTCGCCTGAGCCGGAGATGCGCCGACTTGCTCCGGCCGCCGCACGATGGACGCCGCGCTGGATGCGGCTGGCGGCGAAGGAGCTGCGCGAGATCCTCCGGGATCGCCGGACGCTGCTGACGCTGCTGCTGATGCCGTTGCTCGTGTATCCGCTGCTCGGCGTGTCGTTCCAGAAGGTGATGTTCTCGCAGATCGATCCGGGCGTCCGGGTGGAGCACACCGTCGTCTTCGAAACCACGCATGCCGCCCAACTGTTTGAAGGTCGTTTCCGGGACGGAGACCAAATCCTCAAGCGGCGACGGGGCGAGGTCGCCTCTCCGACGGAAACGCCGGACGCAGCCAAGCCCGTCGACCGTCCGAAGCTCCGCTTCCTGACGCCTGAGGGCTCCGAGCAGCGGCTCGACGTGGAGGAGCAACTCCGCGAGCGGATGGCGGAACTGGGAGTGAAGGTCGTCCCGGCCGATGGAGACGCCGGCAAGGCGGGGGCCGTCCAGTGCGAGCTGATCGCGGTCGCCGGCTGGCAGAATTCGCGCGAGGCGCGCGAGTATGTCGAGGAACGACTGCTCGCGGTCAACGACGCCTATGCCCGGACTGTCCTGAGAGAGTACGCTCCGCAGGTCTTTCTGCCGCTCGAACTGTCGCGACGGACGATTGCCGGGGAATCGGGGCCGGCGATCTCCCTGGCGGCGCTTGCCCCGCTGATCCTGATTCTGATGACAGTCACCGGCGCGGTCTATCCGGCGATCGACCTGACGGCGGGCGAGCGGGAACGCGGGACGCTCGAAGCGCTGATCTCGGCCCCAGTCCCCCGCTACGAACTGCTGCTGGGCAAGTATGTCGCGGTGCTGACCGTTGCGATTCTGACGGCGATCGCCAACTCCGTGGCCATGATCGGCACGCTGTACTCGATCGGCCTCGATAAACTTCTGCTCGGGGACGGCGGATATCAGCCAATCGTCTTCGTGCAGCTCTTCGGACTGCTGGTGCTGTTCGCCGGGTTCTTCTCGGCGGTGCTGCTGATCCTGACCAGCTTCGCCCGCAGCTTCAAAGAGGCCCAGGCGTACCTGATTCCGCTGATGCTGCTGTCCCTGGCGCCGGGGGTCTTCAGCCTGCTGCCTGGGCTGGAGTTCACGGCCGCGCTGGCGGTCACGCCGCTGATCAACATTGTGGTCCTCGCCCGCGATCTGCTCGACGGCCGGGCGAACCCGGCCCTGGCGGCGACGGCGATTCTGTCGACGGCGCTCTACACGGCGGGGGCCCTGGCCTGGGCGGCGCGGGTTTTCGGGACCGACGCGATGCTCTACGCCAGCGAGGGGACCTGGAAAGACTGGCTCCGCCGGCCGGAGCACGTCGCAGCCGGTCCGACCTGGCTGCAGGGGCTGTTTTCGCTGGTGGTGCTGTTCCCTGCGTTCATTCTGCTCGGCGGCCTGCCGGCCCGGTGGTTTGAGCATGCCCCGCCGCTGATGCTGGTCGGCACGAGCACGGTGACGATCCTGCTGTTTGCGCTGTGGCCGGCCGCGTTCGCGTTCTGGACGCGGATTCCGCAGACAAAGGCGTTTTCGCTGGCGCCGGTGCGCTGGACGGGGTTTGCGGGTGCGGCTCTGCTGGGGGTCTCGCTGTGGCCGTGGGCGTATGAGCTGGAGATCTGGCTGCTGCCTGCGGACCGGTTGGAGATGCTGGAAGGCTTTTCGGAACGGATTGCGGCGTTCCTGAAGGCGGTGCCGTTGTGGGGCCGGCTGGTGGCGCTGGCGCTGGTTCCGGCGGTCTGCGAGGAACTGTTCTTCCGCGGCTGGCTGTACGCCGCGATTGCGACGCGCTGCCGGGCGGTGGGGACGATCGTGATCACGGGGACGCTGTTTGGCGTGCTGCACGTGGTGGTGCGGGACTCGGTGCTGTGGGAGCGTTTCTTTCCGACCTGTTTTCTGGGACTCATCCTGGGGGTCGTGCGCTGGCGGACCGGGAGCGTCCTGCCGGGAATCCTGCTGCACGTGTTGCACAACGGCCTGCTGCTGTCGCTGTCGGATGCGCCGAAGTGGATCACCCGCTGGGGGCTGGATGTGGAGGGCCGGCAACATCTGCCGGCGGGGTGGCTGATCGGCGCGGCGGTGCTGACGGTTGCGGGCGCCTTGCTGATCGCGATTCGGGTCGGTTCAACGCGGGATCGTGAAACGCCTCCGTCCTGA
- a CDS encoding ABC transporter ATP-binding protein: MIVVSQLRREFSAGGRTLTAVDGLSFTVQAGEVYGLLGPNGAGKTTTLRMILGLLEPTSGEAIVGGHRVTEAPEAVKRSIGLVSASAGLYPMLTARETLRFFADLYDVPPEVVTERIERLADLLDFRRFLDQRCSTLSTGQKQRITLARALVHDPPVMLLDEPTRGLDVVGTHVVFEYIARLRAEGRAVIVSTHRLEEAALVCDRMGLLNRGVLRYEGTLAELQAATGRPTLYEMFLDLLNAPRTEGAAHGVA; this comes from the coding sequence ATGATCGTCGTTTCGCAATTGAGACGCGAGTTTTCCGCGGGAGGCCGGACGCTGACCGCGGTCGATGGTCTGTCGTTCACGGTCCAGGCGGGAGAGGTCTACGGACTGCTGGGGCCCAATGGCGCAGGCAAGACGACGACCCTGCGGATGATTCTCGGGCTGCTCGAACCCACCTCCGGCGAGGCCATTGTCGGCGGGCATCGGGTCACGGAAGCCCCCGAAGCGGTCAAACGGAGTATCGGTCTGGTGTCGGCGAGCGCCGGGCTCTACCCGATGCTCACCGCCCGCGAGACTTTGCGGTTCTTCGCGGATCTCTACGACGTTCCGCCGGAGGTCGTGACCGAGCGGATCGAACGGCTCGCCGATCTGCTCGATTTCCGGCGGTTTCTGGACCAGCGGTGTTCGACGCTGAGCACCGGGCAGAAGCAGCGGATTACGCTGGCGCGGGCGCTGGTTCACGATCCGCCGGTGATGCTGCTGGACGAACCGACGCGCGGTCTCGATGTCGTGGGGACTCACGTGGTCTTCGAGTACATCGCCCGGCTGCGGGCTGAGGGGCGGGCGGTCATCGTCAGCACGCATCGCCTGGAAGAAGCCGCGCTGGTCTGCGACCGCATGGGGCTGCTCAACCGCGGCGTGCTGCGTTACGAAGGGACGCTGGCCGAGCTGCAGGCGGCGACGGGGCGGCCGACGCTCTACGAAATGTTCCTCGATCTCTTGAACGCTCCCCGGACCGAGGGAGCCGCGCATGGAGTCGCCTGA
- a CDS encoding Gfo/Idh/MocA family protein, with protein sequence MSDLRMAVVGVGALGRHHARILGGMAGVNLVAVADSHAERGQAVAGQCGCRWVADYRELAGEVDAVSVVVPTVAHREVGGYFLERGIPVLVEKPLADHDASGTELVELAERMGIALQVGHIERFNPAFVAAAPWLAGARYIRAERTSPYTFRSTDIGVTLDLMIHDIDLVLSLVRSPLQSASAFGAGVMGGHEDAVQARLVFENGAIADLTASRVSPVVSRSLQVWSASGCVTVDLNKREVSRYVPSPALVHGPSPLELSRQPGADIEQLKKDVFGRFIQVETTAVPASDALTAELQSFVHAVVTKTAPPIDGRQALAALQVATAVQKSLAGHRWDATHVGVASPQQAVAMPQRKAG encoded by the coding sequence ATGAGCGATCTGCGGATGGCGGTGGTGGGCGTCGGAGCACTCGGACGGCACCATGCGCGGATTCTCGGCGGGATGGCGGGCGTGAATCTGGTGGCCGTCGCGGACAGCCACGCCGAACGGGGCCAGGCCGTCGCCGGTCAGTGCGGCTGCCGCTGGGTTGCAGACTACCGGGAGCTGGCGGGCGAAGTCGACGCCGTCTCGGTCGTCGTGCCGACGGTGGCGCATCGCGAAGTCGGCGGCTACTTCCTGGAACGGGGGATTCCGGTCCTGGTGGAAAAGCCGCTGGCCGATCACGACGCGTCCGGGACCGAACTGGTCGAACTCGCCGAACGGATGGGCATTGCCCTGCAGGTCGGACATATCGAGCGGTTCAACCCGGCATTCGTCGCGGCGGCGCCGTGGCTGGCCGGGGCCAGATACATCCGGGCGGAACGAACCAGTCCCTACACGTTTCGCTCGACCGACATCGGCGTCACGCTCGATCTGATGATTCACGATATCGATCTCGTCCTCTCGCTGGTCCGCAGTCCGCTGCAGAGCGCCTCGGCGTTCGGCGCGGGGGTGATGGGGGGCCACGAAGACGCCGTCCAGGCACGTCTGGTGTTCGAGAACGGGGCGATCGCGGATCTGACCGCCAGCCGGGTCAGCCCGGTGGTCTCCCGCTCGCTGCAGGTCTGGTCGGCAAGCGGTTGCGTCACGGTCGATCTCAACAAGCGGGAAGTCTCGCGCTACGTTCCCTCGCCGGCCCTGGTGCACGGTCCGTCGCCGCTGGAACTGTCCCGTCAGCCGGGTGCGGATATTGAGCAGCTCAAGAAAGACGTGTTCGGGCGGTTCATTCAGGTCGAGACGACCGCAGTTCCGGCGAGCGATGCGCTGACCGCCGAGCTGCAGAGTTTCGTTCACGCCGTCGTCACGAAGACGGCTCCCCCCATCGACGGTCGGCAGGCGCTGGCGGCCCTGCAGGTCGCCACGGCAGTGCAGAAGAGTCTCGCCGGACACCGCTGGGACGCCACGCATGTGGGCGTCGCCTCGCCGCAGCAGGCCGTCGCGATGCCGCAGCGCAAGGCGGGCTGA
- a CDS encoding metal-dependent hydrolase → MAGFHTHIAVSSVVGASYGWLGMTQLQLPPESAAVAGGLCAIAGILPDVDSDSGIPARETISFAAAVAPMLLLHRLIRTGWTSEQIFLVGVPTYLFIRFGLGGLLKRFTVHRGMFHSIPAILIAGMVAFLLLDHVNPTVRYFKAAAVSLGYFTHLLLDEIWSVNVSGVVPKLKKSFGSALKVFSGDGNANSACFGILILVSVGVLRDVAIHTPPGTPTATQSPRSPAPAAPEKLTRDLPELEGRPY, encoded by the coding sequence ATGGCCGGGTTTCATACGCATATCGCCGTCAGCAGCGTTGTCGGGGCCAGTTACGGCTGGCTCGGGATGACGCAACTGCAGCTCCCGCCGGAGTCTGCCGCCGTCGCCGGCGGACTGTGCGCCATCGCGGGGATTCTGCCGGACGTCGACAGCGACTCCGGAATTCCCGCCCGCGAAACCATCAGCTTCGCCGCCGCCGTGGCCCCGATGCTGCTGCTGCATCGGCTGATCCGGACCGGCTGGACTTCCGAACAAATTTTTCTCGTCGGCGTACCGACCTATCTCTTTATTCGCTTTGGCCTCGGCGGACTCCTCAAGCGTTTCACGGTCCATCGCGGCATGTTTCACAGCATTCCCGCAATCCTCATCGCCGGCATGGTTGCCTTCCTGCTGTTGGATCACGTCAACCCGACTGTGCGGTACTTCAAGGCGGCCGCCGTCAGTCTGGGGTATTTCACGCATCTATTGCTCGATGAAATCTGGAGCGTCAACGTCTCCGGCGTCGTGCCCAAGTTGAAAAAGTCTTTCGGTTCGGCGCTCAAGGTGTTTTCGGGGGACGGTAACGCCAATTCCGCCTGTTTCGGCATTCTGATCCTCGTCTCAGTCGGCGTCCTGCGGGATGTCGCCATTCACACGCCGCCGGGCACGCCAACTGCAACACAATCGCCCCGTTCGCCCGCCCCTGCAGCCCCGGAGAAACTGACCCGGGATCTGCCGGAACTGGAAGGCCGGCCGTACTGA
- a CDS encoding rhodanese-like domain-containing protein: MAKHSPRFLNLVDSVRVNVRECTVQDVKSRQEAGDTFVLLDVREDHEWQAGHLPGAEHLGKGIIERDIEERFPDVDAELILYCGGGFRSALAAETLQKMGYTNVISMDGGFRGWKDAGYPIVK, encoded by the coding sequence ATGGCCAAGCACTCCCCCCGCTTTCTCAACCTGGTCGATTCGGTCCGCGTCAATGTCCGCGAATGCACGGTTCAGGACGTCAAATCGCGCCAGGAAGCAGGCGATACCTTCGTGCTGCTCGACGTTCGCGAAGACCACGAATGGCAGGCCGGCCACCTCCCCGGCGCCGAGCACCTCGGCAAAGGAATCATCGAACGCGATATCGAGGAACGTTTCCCGGACGTGGATGCCGAGCTGATCCTCTACTGCGGCGGCGGCTTCCGCTCCGCCCTCGCCGCCGAAACCCTCCAGAAAATGGGCTACACCAACGTCATCTCGATGGACGGCGGCTTCCGCGGCTGGAAAGACGCCGGCTACCCGATCGTCAAGTAG
- a CDS encoding CvpA family protein: MTIYDVIMLVLVLYASVTGWSRGMAWQVAPIASLVLGYVFAMPLSISVAPWFGQPPLNRLFALITMYCVISLAVYLLVRSIRESLEKLKLEEFDRHLGFVLGAVKGVLFTIALTLGLVTFFPSIRPTILQSESSTIAARILHTIYPILPTAAHDVIDPYLKNLPETEGYLAGGNVEPANPKDKTTTDKQPLDTIRDLGGAATDYLFGDRTPAPTSPPTTTQPLPRTSTRPLSSDIPQIIQDGEFLPPPELPPRRSSTRTSSNSTPPKATTPASSDDDLFPPLPPPRTSAGQRDRY; the protein is encoded by the coding sequence ATGACAATTTACGATGTCATCATGCTGGTGCTGGTGCTGTATGCGTCCGTCACCGGCTGGTCCCGCGGCATGGCCTGGCAGGTCGCTCCGATTGCGTCGCTGGTGTTGGGTTACGTCTTCGCCATGCCGCTGTCGATCAGCGTCGCCCCCTGGTTTGGGCAGCCGCCCCTGAATCGCCTGTTCGCGCTGATCACGATGTACTGCGTCATCTCGCTGGCGGTTTATCTGCTGGTCCGGTCGATCCGGGAATCGTTGGAGAAGTTGAAGCTGGAAGAGTTCGACCGCCACCTCGGTTTCGTCCTCGGCGCCGTGAAGGGAGTCCTCTTCACGATCGCCTTGACGCTGGGGCTGGTCACCTTCTTCCCGTCGATCCGTCCGACGATTCTGCAGTCCGAGAGCAGCACCATCGCCGCCCGGATCCTGCACACGATCTACCCCATCCTGCCAACCGCCGCCCACGACGTGATCGATCCCTATTTGAAGAACCTTCCCGAGACCGAGGGCTATCTCGCCGGGGGCAACGTCGAACCAGCGAATCCGAAGGACAAGACGACGACCGACAAGCAGCCCCTGGATACGATCCGCGATCTGGGCGGGGCGGCCACCGACTACCTGTTCGGCGACCGGACGCCGGCGCCGACCAGTCCGCCCACGACGACGCAGCCGCTGCCAAGAACCTCGACGCGACCGCTCAGTTCCGACATTCCGCAGATCATCCAGGACGGCGAATTCCTCCCTCCCCCCGAGCTGCCGCCACGGCGTTCGAGCACCCGGACATCGAGCAACTCGACTCCGCCGAAAGCCACCACACCCGCCTCCTCAGACGACGACCTCTTTCCGCCATTGCCGCCTCCCCGGACATCCGCGGGGCAAAGAGATCGGTACTGA